A genome region from Raphanus sativus cultivar WK10039 unplaced genomic scaffold, ASM80110v3 Scaffold0158, whole genome shotgun sequence includes the following:
- the LOC108832236 gene encoding uncharacterized protein LOC108832236 isoform X1 produces MSKQSEESENQKMKAAQKPIHAVTTWVRRQPPKVKAFLAVVSAMAALVLLRMIVHDHDNLFVAAEAVHALGISVLIYKLTKEKTCAGLSLKSQELTALFLAVRLYCSFVMEFDIHTLLDSATLVTTLWVIYMIRFKLKASYMEDKDNFAIYYVVVPCAVLSVLIHPSTHHHIINKISWAFCVYLEAVSVLPQLRVMQNTKIVEPFTAHYVFALGIARFLSCAHWVLQVLDTRGRLLTALGYGFWPIMVLISEVIQTFILADFCYYYVKSLMGGQLVLRLPSGVV; encoded by the exons TAAACAAAGCGAGGAGAGCGAAAATCAAAAGATGAAGGCGGCGCAGAAGCCGATCCACGCCGTGACGACATGGGTTCGCCGGCAACCACCAAAGGTCAAAGCTTTTCTCGCCGTTGTGTCCGCCATGGCTGCTCTCGTCCTCTTGAGAATGATCGTTCACGACCACGACAACCTTTTCGTCGCCGCCGAAGCTGTCCACGCCCTCGGAATCTCCGTCCTCATCTACAAACTCACCAAGGAGAAGACTTGCGCCG GACTGTCTTTGAAGTCTCAAGAGTTAACAGCTCTGTTTCTGGCTGTGAGACTGTACTGTAGCTTTGTGATGGAGTTTGATATCCACACGTTGCTTGATTCGGCTACTTTGGTGACTACCCTTTGGGTTATCTACATGATCCGTTTCAAGCTCAAGGCTAGTTACATGGAAGACAAAGACAATTTTGCAATCTACTACGTT GTTGTACCATGTGCTGTTTTATCGGTTCTGATTCACCCATCAACACATCACCATATAATCAATAAGATCTCTTGGGCCTTCTGCGTTTACCTTGAAGCTGTTTCGGTTCTTCCTCAGCTTAGAGTCATGCAAAACACTAAG ATCGTGGAGCCATTCACAGCACATTACGTATTTGCATTGGGGATAGCTAGGTTCTTGAGCTGTGCACATTGGGTTCTTCAG GTCTTGGACACTCGAGGGAGGTTACTGACTGCTTTAGGATATGGGTTTTGGCCTATAATGGTCCTCATCTCTGAAGTCATACAAACCTTCATTCTCGCTGACTTCTGCTACTACTATGTCAAGAG TTTGATGGGTGGCCAGCTTGTTCTTCGTCTGCCGTCAGGTGTTGTGTAA
- the LOC108832236 gene encoding uncharacterized protein LOC108832236 isoform X2, with amino-acid sequence MKAAQKPIHAVTTWVRRQPPKVKAFLAVVSAMAALVLLRMIVHDHDNLFVAAEAVHALGISVLIYKLTKEKTCAGLSLKSQELTALFLAVRLYCSFVMEFDIHTLLDSATLVTTLWVIYMIRFKLKASYMEDKDNFAIYYVVVPCAVLSVLIHPSTHHHIINKISWAFCVYLEAVSVLPQLRVMQNTKIVEPFTAHYVFALGIARFLSCAHWVLQVLDTRGRLLTALGYGFWPIMVLISEVIQTFILADFCYYYVKSLMGGQLVLRLPSGVV; translated from the exons ATGAAGGCGGCGCAGAAGCCGATCCACGCCGTGACGACATGGGTTCGCCGGCAACCACCAAAGGTCAAAGCTTTTCTCGCCGTTGTGTCCGCCATGGCTGCTCTCGTCCTCTTGAGAATGATCGTTCACGACCACGACAACCTTTTCGTCGCCGCCGAAGCTGTCCACGCCCTCGGAATCTCCGTCCTCATCTACAAACTCACCAAGGAGAAGACTTGCGCCG GACTGTCTTTGAAGTCTCAAGAGTTAACAGCTCTGTTTCTGGCTGTGAGACTGTACTGTAGCTTTGTGATGGAGTTTGATATCCACACGTTGCTTGATTCGGCTACTTTGGTGACTACCCTTTGGGTTATCTACATGATCCGTTTCAAGCTCAAGGCTAGTTACATGGAAGACAAAGACAATTTTGCAATCTACTACGTT GTTGTACCATGTGCTGTTTTATCGGTTCTGATTCACCCATCAACACATCACCATATAATCAATAAGATCTCTTGGGCCTTCTGCGTTTACCTTGAAGCTGTTTCGGTTCTTCCTCAGCTTAGAGTCATGCAAAACACTAAG ATCGTGGAGCCATTCACAGCACATTACGTATTTGCATTGGGGATAGCTAGGTTCTTGAGCTGTGCACATTGGGTTCTTCAG GTCTTGGACACTCGAGGGAGGTTACTGACTGCTTTAGGATATGGGTTTTGGCCTATAATGGTCCTCATCTCTGAAGTCATACAAACCTTCATTCTCGCTGACTTCTGCTACTACTATGTCAAGAG TTTGATGGGTGGCCAGCTTGTTCTTCGTCTGCCGTCAGGTGTTGTGTAA